Proteins encoded together in one Cicer arietinum cultivar CDC Frontier isolate Library 1 chromosome 4, Cicar.CDCFrontier_v2.0, whole genome shotgun sequence window:
- the LOC101491226 gene encoding pectinesterase/pectinesterase inhibitor-like codes for MERKVIVSAVSVILVVGVALGVVALVRTSGPSGETVVPSDGTNNNNDLSAHNKAVTAVCQNSDDHKFCVDTLSAVNTSDPKDYIKSVVKNTMDNVIKAFNMSDRLTVENSKNISSTKMALDDCKDLLEFAIDELQASNIMVNDNDIHNVNDRASELKNWLGAVIAYQQSCLDGFDTDGEKKIQEQLQTDSLDYVGKLTALALDVVSEISKVLIAFNLDLKVNPASRRLLEVDHDGYPTWMTAADRRLLADMDTGRTPKPNVVVAKDGSGQFNTVLDAINSYPKDHEGRYVIYVKAGTYDEYITVDKKKKRILMFGDGPTKTIITGSKNYVDGWKTMRTATFSTVAEDFVAKSMAFENTAGASKHQAVALRVQGDRSVFFDCAIRGYQDTLYAHAHRQFYRNCEISGTIDFIFGYSTTLIQSSKILVRKPGPNQQTIVVADGTDQKNMPTGVVIQNCEIMPDASLEADRLTVRSYLARPWKAYSRAIFMENTIGDLIQPDGYLPWSGTQFLDTCFFAEYANTGLGANSSARVKWGHGVLTKEEAIKYTADQWLQGGVWLPATGVPFELGFTK; via the exons ATGGAAAGAAAAGTTATAGTTTCAGCTGTTTCTGTGATTCTTGTAGTAGGTGTTGCCTTAGGTGTTGTTGCTCTTGTTCGAACATCAGGCCCAAGCGGTGAAACCGTTGTTCCCAGTGATGGAACCAATAACAACAACGATTTGAGTGCACATAATAAAGCTGTAACAGCAGTGTGCCAAAACAGCGATGACCATAAATTTTGTGTTGACACTCTTAGTGCTGTTAACACCTCAGACCCAAAAGATTACATAAAAAGTGTTGTCAAAAATACAATGGATAATGTGATCAAAGCATTTAACATGAGCGACAGACTCACAGTTGAAAATAGCAAAAACATTTCCAGCACAAAAATGGCCCTTGACGATTGCAAAGACTTGTTAGAATTCGCAATAGATGAATTACAAGCCTCCAATATTATGGTTAATGATAACGACATTCACAACGTTAATGACCGTGCATCAGAACTTAAAAACTGGTTAGGTGCTGTCATTGCCTACCAACAATCATGCCTTGACGGCTTTGACACCGACGGCGAAAAGAAGATTCAAGAACAGTTGCAAACAGACAGTTTGGATTATGTTGGAAAACTTACCGCGTTAGCACTTGATGTTGTGTCTGAGATTTCCAAAGTACTCATTGCATTTAACTTGGATTTGAAGGTTAATCCTGCTTCTCGTCGTCTTCTTGAGGTTGATCACGATGGTTACCCAACTTGGATGACTGCTGCTGATCGCAGGCTATTGGCTGATATGGATACAGGTCGTACTCCTAAACCTAATGTTGTTGTTGCCAAAGATGGAAGTGGCCAATTTAACACTGTTCTTGATGCCATTAACTCTTATCCTAAAGATCATGAAGGTAGATATGTTATCTACGTTAAGGCTGGTACCTACGATGAATACATTACCGTTgacaagaaaaagaagagaattCTAATGTTTGGTGATGGCCCTACCAAGACTATCATCACTGGTAGTAAAAATTATGTAGATGGTTGGAAGACTATGAGAACTGCTACATTTT CTACTGTTGCAGAAGATTTTGTTGCAAAGTCAATGGCATTTGAGAACACAGCAGGAGCAAGCAAGCATCAAGCAGTAGCACTTCGCGTTCAAGGTGACAGATCAGTATTCTTCGACTGCGCCATAAGAGGTTATCAAGACACATTGTATGCACACGCCCACCGTCAATTCTATAGAAACTGTGAAATTTCAGGCACGATTGATTTCATTTTCGGGTACTCAACAACCTTAATACAAAGCTCCAAAATACTAGTGAGAAAACCAGGTCCAAATCAACAAACCATAGTGGTGGCTGATGGAACAGATCAAAAGAACATGCCAACAGGTGTAGTAATTCAGAATTGTGAGATCATGCCAGATGCATCATTGGAAGCTGATAGATTGACAGTGAGGTCTTATTTAGCGAGGCCATGGAAGGCTTATTCGAGAGCTATATTCATGGAAAATACAATTGGTGATTTAATTCAACCAGATGGATATCTTCCTTGGTCAGGAACACAATTCCTTGATACATGTTTCTTTGCTGAGTATGCTAACACTGGACTTGGTGCTAATTCTTCAGCAAGAGTTAAGTGGGGACATGGAGTTCTTACCAAAGAGGAAGCAATTAAATATACTGCTGATCAATGGCTCCAAGGTGGTGTATGGTTGCCAGCCACTGGCGTCCCCTTTGAACTTGGCTTCACTAAATGA
- the LOC101491547 gene encoding pectinesterase-like, protein MNGKVLVSGVSIILVVGVAIGVVVVVNKKDSSDPELAAHQKNLKSICQVTENPQLCHDTLNSVKPANSSDPTAYFAAAVAASAKSVIGALNMSDRLTIEHGDKNPGVHMALDDCKDLMEFALDSLEASANLVRDNHIQAIHDQIPDFRNWLSAVISYQQSCTEGFDSDTKGEDQVKELLKTESLDQMEKLTGMTLDIVTSMTHILQTFDLKMDLNPASRRLLDVNELDNEGLPTWFSISDRKLLSKTNNGGNPPPNVVVAKDGSGKFKTVKEAIDSYPKDFKERYIIYVKAGVYDEYITIPKKSINILMYGDGPTKTIVTGHKNFVDGVKTMQTATFANVANGFIAKSMAFENTAGPEKHQAVAFRNQGDMTAFFDCAMHGYQDTLYVQTNRQFYRNCEISGTVDFIFGASPTLIQNSKIVIRKPGPNQFNTVTADGTKQRSMATGIVLQNCEIVAESALQPVRFEFKSYLGRPWKEYSKTVVMESNIGDLIQPEGWSVWDGTQFLDTLYYAEYANTGPGADVSKRVNWKGYHPNINSNEAAQFTAGQFLRAGPTGKADDWLKATGIPYTIGFTKA, encoded by the exons atgAACGGAAAAGTGCTTGTTTCTGGTGTATCCATCATTCTTGTGGTGGGTGTTGCCATTGGAGTTGTAGTTGTTGTTAACAAAAAGGATAGTAGTGATCCTGAATTAGCAGCAcatcaaaaaaatttgaaatccaTTTGTCAAGTAACTGAAAATCCACAACTTTGTCATGACACTCTTAACTCTGTTAAACCCGCCAATTCCTCTGATCCAACAGCTTATTTTGCAGCTGCTGTTGCAGCAAGTGCGAAAAGCGTTATAGGTGCATTAAATATGAGTGATAGGTTAACAATTGAACATGGAGACAAAAATCCTGGTGTCCATATGGCCCTTGATGATTGCAAAGATTTAATGGAATTCGCTCTTGATAGTCTCGAAGCATCAGCTAATTTAGTTCGTGATAACCACATTCAAGCGATTCATGATCAAATACCTGACTTTAGGAATTGGTTGAGTGCTGTTATCTCCTACCAACAATCATGCACGGAAGGGTTTGATAGCGACACCAAAGGTGAGGACCAGGTGAAGGAACTCTTGAAAACAGAAAGTTTGGACCAAATGGAAAAACTTACTGGAATGACACTTGACATTGTAACTAGTATGACTCACATCCTCCAAACTTTCGACTTGAAAATGGATTTGAATCCAGCTTCTCGTCGTCTTTTGGATGTTAATGAACTAGATAACGAAGGATTGCCCACGTGGTTCTCAATTTCTGATCGTAAGTTATTGTCTAAGACAAACAACGGTGGAAATCCTCCACCAAACGTGGTTGTTGCTAAAGATGGTAGTGGTAAATTTAAAACAGTTAAAGAGGCTATTGATTCCTATCCTAAAGACTTCAAAGAAAGATACATTATATATGTTAAGGCTGGTGTCTACGACGAGTATATCACTATTCCCaaaaagtcaataaatattcTTATGTATGGCGATGGTCCTACAAAGACCATCGTCACCGGTCACAAAAACTTTGTAGATGGTGTCAAGACGATGCAAACAGCCACATTTG CAAATGTTGCAAATGGATTCATTGCAAAGTCAATGGCATTCGAGAACACAGCAGGACCAGAAAAACACCAAGCAGTAGCATTTAGAAACCAAGGAGACATGACAGCATTCTTTGATTGTGCAATGCACGGTTACCAAGACACATTATACGTTCAAACAAATCGACAATTCTACCGCAACTGTGAAATCTCTGGTACAGTGGACTTCATATTTGGTGCATCTCCAACGTTAATCCAAAACTCTAAAATCGTCATAAGAAAGCCAGGACCTAATCAATTCAACACAGTAACAGCGGACGGAACAAAGCAAAGAAGCATGGCTACAGGAATTGTACTCCAAAACTGTGAAATCGTTGCAGAAAGTGCTTTGCAACCGGTTAGATTTGAATTCAAATCATATTTGGGTAGGCCATGGAAAGAATATTCTAAGACAGTTGTTATGGAATCAAATATTGGTGATTTAATTCAACCAGAAGGATGGAGTGTTTGGGATGGAACTCAATTTCTTGACACATTGTATTATGCTGAATATGCTAATACTGGACCTGGTGCTGATGTTTCTAAAAGGGTTAACTGGAAAGGTTATCACCCTAATATTAATTCTAATGAAGCTGCACAATTTACTGCAGGACAATTCCTTAGAGCTGGACCAACTGGAAAAGCTGATGATTGGTTGAAGGCTACTGGTATTCCTTATACCATTGGCTTCACTAAAGCTTAA
- the LOC101491854 gene encoding pto-interacting protein 1-like codes for MSCFSCCEEDEYHKAAESGGPYVVKNPAGNDGNYHASETAKQGAQAVKVQPIEVPEIQADELKEVTDNFGQDSLIGEGSYGRVYYGVLKNGPAAAIKKLDASKQPDEEFLAQVSMVSRLKHENFVQLLGYCVDGNSRILAYEFASNGSLHDILHGRKGVKGAQPGPVLTWAQRVKIAVGAARGLEYLHEKADPHIIHRDIKSSNVLIFDDDVAKIADFDLSNQAPDMAARLHSTRVLGTFGYHAPEYAMTGQLNAKSDVYSFGVVLLELLTGRKPVDHTLPRGQQSLVTWATPKLSEDKVRQCVDTRLGGEYPPKAVAKMAAVAALCVQYEADFRPNMSIVVKALQPLLTARAGPAGETAN; via the exons ATGAGTTGTTTCAGCTGTTGCGAAGAGGATGAGTACCACAAGGCTGCCGAAAGTGGTGGACCATATGTTGTAAAAAATCCAGCAG GGAATGATGGAAATTATCATGCTTCTGAGACTGCAAAACAGGGGGCTCAGGCTGTTAAAGTGCAGCCCATTGAAGTTCCTGAGATACAGGCAGATGAACTGAAAGAAGTTACTGATAACTTTGGACAAGATTCTCTTATTGGAGAGGGATCCTATGGAAGAGTATACTATGGAGTTCTTAAAAATGGCCCGGCTGCAGCAATCAAGAAGTTAGATGCCAGTAAACAGCCCGACGAGGAATTCTTGGCCCAG GTTTCAATGGTATCAAGGCTGAAGCACGAAAATTTTGTCCAGTTGCTTGGATATTGCGTTGATGGAAACTCCCGTATTCTTGCTTATGAATTTGCATCTAATGGGTCTCTTCATGACATTTTACATG GCAGAAAAGGGGTTAAAGGAGCACAACCTGGTCCAGTTTTGACATGGGCGCAGAGAGTAAAAATTGCTGTTGGGGCTGCAAGAGGGCTTGAATACTTGCATGAGAAGGCTGATCCCCATATTATTCACCGGGACATCAAGTCAAGCAATGTGCTgatatttgatgatgatgttgcTAAAATTGCAGATTTTGATTTGTCAAATCAGGCTCCAGACATGGCTGCACGTCTTCATTCCACCCGTGTCCTTGGAACCTTTGGTTATCATGCACCAGA ATATGCAATGACTGGACAATTGAATGCTAAGAGTGATGTATACAGTTTTGGTGTTGTCCTTCTGGAACTTTTGACCGGAAGGAAACCTGTTGATCATACACTACCACGTGGACAACAGAGTCTGGTTACTTGG GCTACACCTAAACTCAGTGAGGATAAAGTCAGGCAGTGTGTTGATACAAGACTAGGAGGAGAATACCCACCAAAAGCTGTTGCTAAG ATGGCTGCTGTTGCTGCACTGTGTGTGCAATATGAAGCTGATTTCAGACCTAACATGAGCATTGTAGTCAAAGCTCTTCAACCTCTGTTGACTGCTCGAGCTGGACCTGCTGGTGAAACAGCAAATTAA